From Kryptolebias marmoratus isolate JLee-2015 linkage group LG15, ASM164957v2, whole genome shotgun sequence, a single genomic window includes:
- the chrna7a gene encoding neuronal acetylcholine receptor subunit alpha-7a: protein MPNSLLFVAVAACTLIVSHQGPSQRKLYRDLMSRYNPLVRPVYNDSQSLSVYFGLSLMQIMDVDEKNQVLTTNIWLQLYWNDYYLQWNTAEYPGVTNVRFPDHLIWKPDILLYNSADERFDATFHTNILVNSSGSCSYLPPGIFKSTCYIDVRWFPFDVQRCELKFGSWTYGGWSLDLKMLEADITGYIANGEWDLVEVPGRRNERFYECCEEPYPDITFTVVMRRRTLYYGLNLLIPCVLISTLALLVFLLPADSGEKISLGITVLLSLTVFMLLVAEIMPATSDSVPLIAEYFATTMVIVGLSVIATVLVLQYHHHDPDGGKMPKWTRVILLNWCAWFLRMKRPGEERVRSACHNKTRRSSLTSVDLNASASASQSTNGHMLYVGVRGLESIHCSTAATSPDSGVLCGRLLGRPGEDELLLPSSQSCAVGSMELELAKILDEVRYIAKRFRDQDEDESVCNEWKFAALVIDRLCLMAFSLFTILCTIGILMSAPNFVEAISKDFFT from the exons ATGCCGAATTCCCTGCTTTTTGTTGCAGTCGCCGCCTGCACACTGATAG TTTCCCATCAAGGGCCGAGCCAGCGCAAACTGTACAGGGATCTGATGTCTAGGTACAACCCGCTGGTGAGACCAGTCTACAATGATTCTCAGAGTCTCAGCGTTTACTTTGGACTCAGCCTCATGCAGATCATGGATGTG gATGAGAAGAACCAGGTTCTAACAACCAACATCTGGCTTCAGCTG TACTGGAATGACTATTACCTCCAGTGGAATACAGCGGAGTATCCAGGTGTGACCAACGTGAGATTTCCTGACCATCTCATCTGGAAACCAGACATTCTGCTCTACAACAG TGCAGATGAAAGATTTGATGCAACCTTCCACACCAACATTTTGGTGAACTCGTCCGGCTCCTGTTCCTACCTTCCTCCAG GGATCTTCAAGAGCACCTGTTATATTGATGTTCGTTGGTTCCCCTTTGATGTCCAGAGGTGCGAGTTGAAGTTTGGCTCTTGGACATATGGAGGCTGGTCTCTGGATTTAAAGATGCTGGAGGCAGACATCACTGGCTACATCGCCAATGGAGAGTGGGATCTTGTTG AGGTTCCAGGAAGAAGGAACGAGCGTTTTTACGAATGCTGTGAGGAGCCTTACCCTGACATCACGTTCACTGTTGTGATGCGTAGACGGACCCTCTACTACGGCCTCAATCTGCTCATCCCGTGCGTCCTGATCTCTACTCTGGCTCTGCTCGTCTTCCTTCTGCCTGCTGACTCTGGAGAAAAGATCTCACTGG GCATCACAGTCCTGCTCTCCTTGACTGTCTTCATGCTGCTGGTTGCAGAAATTATGCCGGCCACATCAGACTCGGTGCCTTTAATAG CTGAGTACTTTGCCACAACCATGGTCATTGTTGGTCTTTCAGTCATCGCTACCGTTCTGGTCCTGCAATATCACCACCATGACCCCGATGGGGGCAAGATGCCAAAGTGG ACCCGTGTGATCCTCCTGAACTGGTGCGCCTGGTTCCTGCGGATGAAGCGTCCAGGTGAGGAGCGAGTGCGTTCAGCCTGCCACAACAAGACCCGGCGCAGCAGCCTGACCAGCGTGGACCTGAACGCGAGCGCCTCAGCCTCCCAGTCCACCAACGGCCACATGCTGTACGTTGGCGTCCGCGGCCTGGAGAGCATCCACTGCTCCACCGCCGCCACCTCCCCTGACTCGGGCGTCCTCTGTGGACGGCTGCTCGGAAGGCCAGGTGAGGACGAGTTGCTTCTCCCCTCAAGTCAGAGCTGCGCCGTGGGAAGCATGGAACTGGAGCTGGCCAAGATCCTAGACGAGGTGCGCTACATCGCCAAGCGCTTTCGCGACCAGGATGAGGACGAGTCGGTGTGCAACGAGTGGAAGTTCGCGGCATTGGTTATCGACAGGCTCTGCCTCATGGCTTTCTCACTCTTCACAATCCTCTGCACCATTGGGATCCTCATGTCAGCACCCAATTTTGTTGAAGCCATTTCCAAAGACTTTTTCACTTGA
- the trip4 gene encoding activating signal cointegrator 1, translating to MSEALLQWCVDQLHHKFGLEACEDIVQYILSIEKPEEIEEYVGDLLQGTDGRKGQFIEELLSRWKKTQRQATDATNIFLVKDSVSSADMSKDTQKKPKRKGRNKQEVMTTSRTEPEAEVVKTPIDMMRAQENSNSSSGKKKTKFVNLYAKEGQDKLAVILPGRHSCECLAQKHKLINNCINCGRIVCEQEGSGPCLFCGSLVCTREEQEILQRDSNKSQKLRKKLMGDCGERELLPHQEAKIKAGLEKAVQHKEKMLEFDKNSVRRTQVLDDESDYFATESNQWLSPGEREKLRKKEEELRELRHASRKDRKITLDFAGRQVLDEGNNLTEYYNKLDETLRAMNSGSASQSAGYSERKNERQSLGDLVNPNILQSAPEWVDIGGGEYRKRPKEERKGVAAQKGGEERHRLRLQDKELQEISDGGWCLSMHQPWASLLVKGIKRVEGRTWYTSHRGRLWIAAAAKKPTPQEIAEVEAMYRHIYKKEPKFPNDYPSGCLLGCVNVTDCLSQEQFREQFPDTCEESASPFVFVCTNAQELLVKFPMKGKHKIWKLESHYHQGAKKGLLPSAAD from the exons ATGTCAGAGGCCTTGTTGCAGTGGTGTGTGGACCAGTTACACCATAAATTTGGCTTGGAGGCATGTGAAGACATCGTACA GTACATCCTATCTATTGAAAAGCCTGAAGAGATTGAAGAGTACGTGGGAGACCTGCTGCAGGGCACTGACGGGAGAAAGGGGCAGTTTATAGAAGAGCTCCTCAGCAGATGGAAGAAAACTCAAAGACAGGCCACAGATGCAACAAACATTTTCCTTGTTAAGGACTCTGTGTCATCAGCAG ACATGTCCAAAGATACCCAGAAGAAGCCTAAACGCAAAGGGCGTAACAAACAGGAGGTGATGACTACGAGCCGAACTGAGCCTGAAGCTGAGGTGGTGAAAACTCCCATCGATATGATGAGG GCCCAGGAAAACAGTAACAGTTCTTCAGGCAAGAAGAAAACCAAGTTTGTCAATCTCTACGCTAAAGAGGGCCAGGACAAGCTGGCCGTCATACTCCCGGGGCGACACAGTTGCGAGTGCCTCgcccaaaaacacaaacttatcAACAACTGCATCAACTGTGGCCGCATTGTGTGTGAGCAAGAGGGCTCGGGACCCTGCCTCTTCTGTGGAAGCCTG GTTTGCACAAGAGAGGAGCAGGAGATTCTACAACGAGACTCCAACAAAAGTCAGAAACTCAGAAAGAAACTGATGGGAG ATTGCGGAGAAAGGGAGCTTCTTCCGCACCAAGAAGCTAAGATTAAAGCTGGCTTGGAAAAGGCCGTTCAGCACAAAGAGAAAATGCTGGAGTTTGACAAGAACAG TGTCAGGAGAACGCAGGTTCTGGATGATGAGTCTGATTACTTTGCCACCGAATCCAATCAGTGGCTGTCCCCCGGTGAGAGAGAGAAGCTGAGGAAGAAGGAAGAAGAGCTGAGAGAACTTCGCCATGCCTCCCGCAAGGACAGGAAGATCACTCTGGATTTCGCTGGGAGACAAGTGCTTGATGAGGGAAACAACCTGACGGAGTATTACAACAA GTTGGATGAGACACTCAGAGCTATGAACAGTGGGTCAGCGTCACAATCAGCGGGatattctgaaagaaaaaatgaaaggcaGAGCCTCGGAGACTTGGTCAACCCAAACATCTTGCAGTCCGCACCAGAG TGGGTGGACATTGGAGGCGGTGAGTACCGCAAGCGACCcaaggaggagagaaaaggcGTGGCGGCGCAGAAAGGAGGAGAGGAACGCCACCGGCTGCGGCTCCAGgacaaagagctgcaggagaTCTCTGATGGAGGCTGGTGCCTCAGTATGCATCAGCCATGGGCCTCACTGCTGGTCAAAGGCATCAAGAG ggtAGAAGGACGGACGTGGTACACGTCACACCGAGGCCGACTTTGGATCGCTGCTGCAGCCAAGAAACCCACTCCTCAGGAGATTGCTGAGGTGGAAGCCATGTACCGCCACATCTACAAGAAAG AGCCGAAGTTTCCTAACGACTATCCCTCTGGATGCCTGCTGGGTTGTGTCAACGTGACCGACTGTCTGTCTCAAGAGCAGTTCAGAGAACAG